A stretch of the Massilia sp. W12 genome encodes the following:
- a CDS encoding DUF2069 domain-containing protein: MLDAAAEKRANRWHACALYSLIALIALCLAWELWLAPAFPGQWWPALKVLPLFIPLRGVYKRNIYTMQWSSMFILLYFTEGVVRGYSDLNRLSVHLAQAEIALVLLYFLACLLYLRPYKQAAKRAAKEALARARAQARESSQEAAP; encoded by the coding sequence ATGCTTGACGCCGCCGCCGAAAAACGCGCCAACCGCTGGCATGCCTGCGCCCTGTATTCACTGATCGCCCTGATCGCACTGTGTCTGGCCTGGGAACTCTGGCTGGCTCCGGCCTTCCCCGGTCAGTGGTGGCCGGCCCTGAAAGTTCTGCCGCTCTTCATTCCGCTGCGCGGGGTATATAAGCGCAATATCTACACCATGCAATGGAGTTCAATGTTCATTTTGCTGTATTTCACCGAAGGTGTGGTGCGCGGCTACAGCGATCTCAACCGCCTCTCGGTGCATCTGGCGCAAGCTGAAATCGCCCTGGTTTTATTGTATTTCCTGGCTTGTTTGCTGTATTTGCGCCCCTATAAACAAGCCGCCAAACGCGCCGCCAAAGAGGCGCTGGCGCGCGCCCGCGCCCAAGCCCGTGAATCGTCACAGGAAGCCGCGCCGTGA
- a CDS encoding FAD-binding oxidoreductase encodes MSAAFLRQAQALLGPYCLTDSAAQAPYLQEWRQRRQGRALAVCLPADSAQCAALVRLCAQYRIPIVPQGGNTGLVFGGIPDASASAIVISTKRMQALRALDAQNNTICVEAGMTLQAVQQAAQQAGRLFPLSLASEGSCSIGGNLATNAGGTAVLRYGNARELCLGLEVVLADGQIWHGLHGLRKDNTGYDLRNLMIGSEGTLGIITAAVLKLFPRPKAELCCLAALPSAQAALDLLQQAQALCGPHLSGFELISGYCMRLVAQYMPELPAPLPSFEAAYYVLMEISSHQDEGHALDLLQALYQAADLQQAVLAQNQRQAQQLWHWREAISGAQARAGKNIKHDIALPISAIPQFIASTDSALQAAFPGCRLVCFGHMGDGNLHFNVAPPAGIAAEDFLLQQTSINRIVHDAVAAHDGSISAEHGIGELKREELQRYKSETALQMMRSIKQALDPLHIMNPGKLL; translated from the coding sequence GTGAGTGCGGCGTTTTTACGCCAGGCGCAAGCCTTGCTTGGCCCATATTGCCTCACCGACAGCGCGGCCCAGGCACCCTATTTGCAAGAGTGGCGCCAGCGCCGCCAGGGACGCGCGCTGGCGGTCTGCCTGCCGGCGGACAGCGCGCAATGCGCCGCCCTGGTGCGCCTGTGCGCGCAATACCGCATCCCCATCGTGCCGCAAGGCGGCAATACCGGCCTGGTGTTTGGCGGCATTCCTGACGCCAGCGCAAGCGCGATTGTGATTTCCACCAAACGCATGCAAGCCCTGCGCGCGCTGGATGCGCAAAATAATACGATCTGCGTCGAAGCCGGCATGACGTTGCAAGCCGTGCAGCAAGCCGCGCAGCAAGCCGGGCGCTTATTTCCGCTCTCACTGGCGTCTGAAGGCAGTTGCAGCATAGGCGGCAATCTGGCCACCAATGCCGGCGGCACTGCCGTGCTGCGCTATGGCAATGCGCGTGAGCTGTGTCTGGGGCTGGAAGTGGTCTTGGCCGATGGCCAGATCTGGCATGGTTTGCACGGCTTGCGCAAAGACAATACCGGCTACGATTTGCGCAATTTGATGATAGGCTCGGAAGGCACACTGGGCATCATCACTGCCGCCGTCTTGAAACTGTTTCCACGGCCCAAGGCTGAATTATGCTGCCTCGCCGCCCTGCCCTCAGCGCAAGCGGCGCTGGATCTGTTGCAACAGGCGCAAGCTTTGTGCGGGCCGCATTTGAGCGGCTTTGAATTGATTTCTGGCTATTGCATGCGTCTGGTGGCGCAATACATGCCGGAATTGCCCGCGCCGCTGCCCTCTTTTGAGGCGGCATACTATGTTTTAATGGAAATCTCCAGCCATCAGGATGAGGGACACGCCCTGGATTTGTTGCAAGCGCTGTATCAAGCCGCCGATTTGCAGCAAGCGGTGTTAGCGCAAAACCAGCGTCAGGCGCAACAGCTGTGGCATTGGCGCGAAGCGATTTCAGGCGCGCAGGCGCGCGCCGGCAAAAATATCAAACACGATATCGCGCTGCCGATCTCGGCCATCCCGCAGTTTATCGCCAGCACTGACAGCGCGCTGCAGGCAGCGTTTCCGGGTTGCCGGCTGGTGTGCTTCGGGCATATGGGCGATGGCAATTTGCACTTCAATGTCGCGCCCCCTGCCGGAATTGCGGCTGAGGATTTTCTCTTGCAACAAACATCGATTAATCGCATCGTGCACGATGCGGTGGCGGCGCATGATGGCTCCATTTCAGCCGAACATGGCATCGGCGAATTGAAGCGGGAAGAATTGCAGCGTTATAAGTCCGAGACCGCACTGCAGATGATGCGCAGCATTAAACAAGCGCTCGACCCTTTGCACATCATGAACCCCGGCAAATTACTCTGA
- a CDS encoding immunoglobulin domain-containing protein, producing the protein MKSQATLALALAAILTQGCGGQADPTTSAPRLLAHGSQSSQAGKVPATHSGVSQLRALAGINPDDIDKGTFCYAETHNRTADISDIKNNFNANNWLQTITAMYGRRWPSGQALAQAQANDQYFKQFVDTSSFNKLAESMMVAIHEETHMWDLAAGRTEWNNYTSSWIDSTYQFMKMPLHDGFARKEILPLIKDDASASTDGVYLKDAQQGEYHLQGVTAELNASLMGLPAALMVAEYIDGVGASNSRDLALTNMSYLQLYLRIAKQNYPAFWQKIKAEPQLRKYVLVQFLRMSYFVKMSESYAAKLGSANVPRLIERVYAPENLAILEEFSGYKFPTRLDDHCMGGAGGGDTPTAPAITSQPQNQTVTVGQPVSFAVVAKGSDLRYQWRKNGAPLAGAASPTYTIAAAALADAGTYSVLVSNTLGSVASSDALLTVNAQSSVNLLQNGGFENGVTPWQGTTAAIGDFTSYGYQAHLGTKLAWLGGHGASATETLYQQISIPATAGSAQLRFYMRVATAESGSTARDKLSLQVLSSSGAVLGTLASYSNLQASSAYKLYTLDMSAYKGKTVRVHFKMVEDAQRQTSFLLDEMSLIAQ; encoded by the coding sequence ATGAAATCTCAAGCCACGCTTGCGCTTGCGCTCGCCGCTATCCTTACCCAAGGTTGCGGCGGCCAAGCCGATCCCACCACGTCTGCGCCACGTCTGCTCGCGCATGGCAGTCAATCCAGCCAGGCCGGCAAAGTCCCGGCCACGCATTCGGGCGTCAGCCAGTTGCGCGCGCTGGCCGGCATCAATCCGGATGATATCGACAAAGGCACATTCTGCTATGCGGAGACGCATAACCGCACGGCGGATATCAGCGATATCAAAAACAACTTTAACGCCAATAACTGGTTGCAAACCATTACCGCTATGTATGGGCGGCGCTGGCCGAGCGGGCAAGCGCTGGCGCAAGCCCAGGCGAATGACCAATATTTCAAACAATTTGTCGATACCTCCAGCTTTAATAAACTGGCGGAATCGATGATGGTGGCGATTCATGAAGAAACCCATATGTGGGATTTGGCCGCTGGCCGCACCGAATGGAATAACTACACCTCCTCATGGATAGACAGTACTTACCAATTCATGAAGATGCCCCTGCATGACGGCTTCGCGCGCAAGGAGATTTTGCCGCTGATCAAGGATGATGCCTCGGCTTCAACGGACGGAGTTTATTTGAAAGACGCCCAGCAAGGCGAATACCATTTGCAAGGGGTGACGGCGGAACTCAACGCCAGCTTGATGGGCTTGCCGGCGGCTTTGATGGTGGCCGAGTATATCGATGGCGTGGGGGCCTCGAATTCGCGCGATCTGGCCTTGACCAATATGAGTTATCTGCAGCTGTATTTGCGCATCGCCAAGCAAAACTATCCGGCCTTCTGGCAGAAAATCAAGGCTGAGCCGCAATTGCGCAAATATGTGCTGGTGCAATTTTTACGCATGTCGTATTTCGTCAAAATGTCGGAAAGCTATGCCGCCAAGCTGGGTTCGGCGAATGTGCCGCGTTTGATTGAACGGGTGTATGCGCCGGAAAATCTGGCGATTCTGGAAGAGTTTTCCGGCTATAAATTCCCGACCCGGCTGGATGACCACTGTATGGGCGGGGCCGGCGGCGGCGATACGCCGACTGCGCCGGCCATCACCAGCCAACCGCAAAATCAGACGGTGACGGTGGGGCAGCCGGTCAGCTTTGCGGTTGTCGCCAAAGGCAGCGATCTGCGTTATCAATGGCGCAAAAACGGTGCGCCGCTGGCCGGCGCCGCCAGCCCGACTTATACGATTGCCGCCGCCGCGCTGGCTGACGCCGGGACATACAGCGTGCTGGTCAGCAATACGCTGGGGAGTGTGGCCAGCAGTGATGCGTTGCTGACGGTGAATGCGCAAAGCAGCGTCAATCTGCTGCAAAACGGCGGGTTTGAAAACGGCGTGACGCCATGGCAGGGGACGACTGCGGCGATCGGCGACTTCACCAGCTATGGCTATCAGGCGCATCTGGGGACAAAACTGGCCTGGCTGGGCGGGCATGGCGCCAGCGCGACTGAAACGCTGTATCAGCAAATCAGCATTCCGGCTACGGCGGGCAGCGCGCAACTGCGTTTTTATATGCGGGTGGCGACGGCGGAAAGCGGAAGCACGGCGCGCGATAAGCTGAGCTTGCAAGTGTTAAGCAGCAGCGGCGCGGTATTGGGCACGCTTGCCAGCTACTCGAATCTGCAAGCCTCCAGCGCGTATAAACTCTATACCCTGGACATGTCAGCCTACAAAGGCAAAACCGTGCGGGTGCATTTCAAGATGGTGGAAGATGCGCAACGCCAGACTTCTTTCCTGTTGGATGAAATGAGTTTGATTGCGCAATAA
- the flgL gene encoding flagellar hook-associated protein FlgL, with protein MRVSTNGIFEVGINQVGTLQANLARTQLQLSTGRRNITAADDPIASARALEVIQSQSVNEQFVTNRLNAKSSLSQAEIALAAATTLLQDVKTIAINAGNGGLSDSDRASLATDLRGRLDDLLGLANAQDGVGNYLFSGFKSTTLPFIKTATGAQYQGDQGQRILQVGTSRQIPVSDSGNSIFEGNITGNGTFVTAANQAPPNRGSGIISIGSVTNAAQLTGENYSITFAISATQPPQTTFDVVNTTTNTPVLTGSPFVAGQPIAFDGLQFDISGTPANGDVFTVEPSQKQSIFTTLTSLINALGQPASGSTGQANLTNALNTANANLNNALDNMLSVRSTMGSHLRELDYLDSSGEDLDIQYKQTLSDLQDLDYTKALSNFAQQQTTLEAAQRSYVKIAGLSLFNYLS; from the coding sequence ATGCGAGTCAGCACCAATGGCATCTTTGAGGTCGGCATCAATCAGGTAGGCACCTTGCAGGCCAATCTTGCACGCACCCAATTGCAACTCTCCACCGGACGGCGCAACATCACCGCCGCCGACGATCCGATTGCCTCCGCGCGCGCACTGGAAGTGATTCAATCGCAATCGGTGAATGAGCAATTCGTCACCAATCGCTTAAACGCGAAAAGTTCGCTGTCGCAGGCTGAAATTGCTTTGGCCGCCGCCACCACCTTGTTGCAGGATGTCAAAACCATCGCCATTAATGCCGGCAATGGCGGTTTGTCCGATTCCGACCGCGCCTCCCTGGCCACCGATCTGCGTGGCCGTCTGGATGACTTGTTAGGCTTGGCCAACGCCCAGGACGGGGTGGGCAATTATCTGTTTTCCGGCTTCAAATCGACCACCTTGCCCTTCATCAAGACCGCCACCGGCGCACAATACCAGGGCGATCAGGGGCAGCGTATTTTGCAAGTCGGCACGTCGCGCCAAATCCCGGTGTCAGACTCCGGCAACTCGATTTTTGAAGGCAATATCACTGGCAACGGCACCTTTGTCACCGCCGCCAATCAAGCGCCGCCGAATCGCGGCTCTGGCATTATTTCGATTGGCTCGGTCACCAATGCAGCGCAGCTGACCGGGGAAAATTACAGCATCACCTTTGCCATCAGCGCCACCCAGCCGCCGCAAACCACGTTTGATGTGGTCAACACCACCACCAACACCCCGGTTTTGACCGGCAGCCCGTTTGTCGCCGGGCAGCCGATTGCATTTGACGGCTTGCAATTTGACATCAGCGGCACGCCGGCCAATGGCGATGTGTTTACGGTTGAACCGAGCCAAAAGCAAAGCATCTTCACCACCCTGACTTCGCTTATCAATGCGCTGGGCCAGCCGGCCAGCGGCTCCACCGGACAGGCGAATTTAACCAATGCGCTCAACACCGCCAACGCCAACTTGAACAACGCGCTTGATAATATGCTCTCGGTGCGCTCAACCATGGGTTCGCATCTGCGCGAACTGGACTATCTCGACAGCTCAGGCGAAGACTTGGATATTCAATACAAGCAAACCTTATCCGACCTGCAGGACTTGGATTACACCAAAGCCCTGTCCAACTTCGCACAACAGCAAACCACGCTGGAAGCGGCGCAACGCTCCTACGTCAAAATTGCCGGCTTGTCGCTGTTTAATTACCTGTCCTGA
- a CDS encoding DUF4124 domain-containing protein produces the protein MKLLFTGFAFMLLTALPAMAVNKCEINGKVSYTDAPCPNGKTTTLELLKEPRPERQARPLRANGASQANHVQASHFARNERYPSDEAGSAGPSKLDALKRKLETLEDEKKRKEEAERRSQQAQQSAEEQARRSRNALNAQKCAIVRQEMAANQKDMNDKRNSYGEEQKKDYEMRLKEFNYYCN, from the coding sequence ATGAAATTGCTTTTCACCGGCTTCGCTTTCATGCTGCTCACGGCGCTGCCCGCCATGGCCGTCAATAAATGTGAAATCAATGGCAAGGTAAGCTATACAGATGCGCCCTGCCCGAATGGCAAAACGACAACGCTGGAGTTGTTGAAAGAACCCAGGCCAGAACGTCAAGCCAGACCATTGCGCGCAAACGGCGCCAGTCAGGCAAACCACGTCCAGGCATCGCACTTTGCAAGAAACGAGCGCTATCCCTCAGATGAAGCGGGCAGCGCCGGTCCTTCCAAGCTGGATGCGCTCAAGCGCAAACTGGAAACGCTGGAAGACGAGAAAAAGCGCAAGGAAGAGGCTGAGCGCCGCAGCCAGCAAGCGCAACAATCCGCCGAAGAGCAGGCGCGGCGCAGCCGGAATGCATTAAATGCACAAAAATGTGCCATCGTGCGCCAGGAAATGGCCGCCAATCAAAAAGACATGAACGATAAGCGCAACAGCTACGGCGAAGAGCAAAAGAAAGACTACGAAATGCGTCTGAAAGAATTCAATTATTACTGCAATTGA